A genomic region of Candidatus Marimicrobium litorale contains the following coding sequences:
- the bamE gene encoding outer membrane protein assembly factor BamE domain-containing protein: MKTLSLITALSIALLSGCVQFESKRGVEVSWKDTATETLERGKSTRQDVLAILGPPSQVIALDDESVLYYLFEHSDGEGMILILYNRMKIDTRYDRAVFFFDEDDILMEYSTHIQPADEG, encoded by the coding sequence ATGAAAACACTCAGTCTGATCACCGCTTTGAGCATCGCGCTACTCAGCGGATGTGTCCAATTTGAAAGCAAACGCGGCGTCGAAGTGAGCTGGAAAGACACGGCCACTGAAACGCTGGAAAGGGGTAAGAGCACGCGTCAGGACGTGCTGGCGATACTGGGCCCACCATCGCAGGTTATCGCTTTGGACGATGAGTCGGTTCTGTATTACCTGTTCGAACATTCCGATGGCGAGGGAATGATTCTCATACTCTACAACCGTATGAAAATTGATACTCGCTATGACAGAGCGGTATTTTTCTTCGATGAGGATGACATACTGATGGAGTACTCGACGCATATACAGCCTGCCGATGAGGGCTAG
- a CDS encoding SMP-30/gluconolactonase/LRE family protein, with amino-acid sequence MADTDVLTDGLFFGEGPRWRDGRLWFSDFYDHAVKSVDLSGSIRTELKLEDQPSGLGWLPDGRLLVVSMRARSVLRLEKNGLAVHADIRHLTAHLCNDMVVDREGFAWVGNFGFDLDAEIEDRGGEVFKTHPTANLVRVDPDGAVCVAAPDLHFPNGTVITADGATLIVAETLAGRLTAFTINADKSLSDRRTWAEIERAAPDGICLNSQNEIWVANAAAPEILRVAQGGEIRQRVTTHQPCYACMLGGIDGKTLFALTAASSDHRLASAGRTGRVETLRVSTPAAGWP; translated from the coding sequence ATGGCCGATACAGATGTACTGACGGATGGACTCTTTTTCGGTGAGGGTCCGCGCTGGCGAGACGGACGGCTTTGGTTCAGTGATTTCTACGACCACGCGGTCAAATCGGTTGATCTGTCCGGGAGCATTCGGACAGAGCTAAAGCTGGAGGATCAGCCCTCTGGCCTCGGTTGGCTGCCCGACGGACGGCTGCTGGTGGTGTCTATGCGCGCCCGTTCAGTGCTTCGCTTGGAGAAAAATGGATTGGCCGTGCACGCAGATATCCGTCATCTGACGGCGCATCTTTGCAATGATATGGTTGTAGATCGAGAGGGTTTTGCCTGGGTCGGTAATTTCGGTTTTGATCTTGATGCAGAGATTGAGGATCGGGGTGGCGAGGTATTCAAAACGCACCCAACCGCCAATCTCGTGCGCGTCGATCCGGATGGAGCCGTGTGCGTTGCCGCTCCCGATCTACATTTCCCGAACGGCACGGTGATTACAGCGGACGGAGCCACATTAATCGTTGCAGAAACTCTGGCGGGTCGGCTGACGGCGTTTACGATTAACGCCGACAAATCTCTGTCGGATCGACGTACATGGGCAGAGATCGAGCGCGCTGCACCGGATGGTATTTGCCTGAACAGCCAGAACGAGATCTGGGTCGCCAATGCGGCGGCTCCCGAAATTCTTCGAGTGGCGCAGGGTGGTGAAATACGGCAACGCGTCACAACGCATCAGCCTTGTTATGCGTGCATGCTCGGCGGTATTGATGGCAAAACTCTCTTCGCGCTTACGGCAGCCTCCTCAGATCACAGGCTGGCATCCGCTGGTCGCACTGGCAGGGTAGAAACGTTAAGGGTAAGTACGCCTGCAGCAGGTTGGCCATGA
- a CDS encoding carboxymuconolactone decarboxylase family protein, producing the protein MSGSPRAVNSAKRTGDMMRDSALGLVPETLDAYMDLNRCIWEAGPLRPAELEIARLRNARTVNCVFCKSVRYDLARLDGLDESRVDMIDDDYAGSDLSEREKLILAYTDQYLFNPAAIDEALKSSLLELFSPAELVHLSLAVAHFNGFSRCAVALGGMPDKLPIMEISLPD; encoded by the coding sequence ATGAGTGGTTCCCCAAGGGCGGTTAACAGTGCAAAACGTACCGGAGATATGATGAGGGATTCTGCTCTGGGTCTGGTGCCTGAAACTTTGGACGCCTACATGGATTTAAACCGATGCATATGGGAAGCGGGCCCCCTGCGTCCTGCGGAGCTAGAAATTGCTCGTCTGCGCAACGCGCGCACCGTCAATTGCGTATTTTGTAAAAGCGTACGCTATGATCTCGCCCGCTTAGACGGACTCGATGAATCGCGGGTAGACATGATTGACGATGACTATGCGGGCAGTGATCTTAGCGAGCGCGAAAAACTTATCCTTGCGTACACGGACCAGTATCTATTCAACCCTGCCGCTATCGACGAGGCTTTAAAATCCTCACTGCTTGAGTTATTTTCGCCCGCTGAGCTTGTTCATTTGTCTTTGGCCGTTGCGCACTTCAATGGGTTTTCCCGCTGCGCGGTAGCGCTCGGCGGCATGCCTGATAAATTGCCGATTATGGAAATATCTCTACCTGACTAG
- a CDS encoding gamma-glutamylcyclotransferase family protein codes for MNAIFFYGTLLDTGIRRCVFAESTGDDQIIHARAQGYDTMCYPGETYPVLVPAAGAVTRGHVLLDPSDEALERMVFFEGGEYELADLPVISADGETIQARYNRASDSGLDFSKPWEYEEWRLAERDNFFEATRLYMERCWGKMTLAEAGAVWQELQLLRHGVNG; via the coding sequence ATGAACGCAATATTTTTCTATGGCACCCTCCTGGACACGGGCATTCGTCGTTGTGTTTTTGCTGAATCAACCGGCGATGACCAGATTATCCATGCCCGAGCGCAGGGATATGACACGATGTGCTATCCCGGTGAAACATACCCGGTTCTTGTGCCTGCCGCTGGCGCTGTTACGAGAGGACACGTGTTGCTTGACCCATCGGACGAGGCACTGGAGCGCATGGTCTTCTTTGAGGGAGGTGAGTACGAGTTGGCTGATTTACCTGTTATCAGTGCCGATGGGGAAACGATACAGGCCCGCTACAACCGGGCCAGCGATTCTGGACTGGATTTCAGCAAGCCGTGGGAGTATGAAGAGTGGCGGTTAGCAGAAAGAGATAACTTTTTTGAGGCAACCCGGCTCTACATGGAGCGCTGCTGGGGGAAGATGACGCTTGCCGAGGCCGGGGCAGTTTGGCAGGAGTTGCAGTTGCTTCGTCACGGCGTCAACGGTTAG
- a CDS encoding fasciclin domain-containing protein, which produces MKVGSLIVAVSAVVFSASLSAQVAPKTMASCLSTEIVEFDGNIVEAAVATPSLSTLVTAVEVAGLVDTLATAEGITVYAPTNAAFDALPGDLVDTLLGNTDLLSAVLTFHVSPMMVDARRFVDGYRRSTLLDGQFVFIDRTQGYSRVNNARVSCQGVQASNGLVWIIDSVLIPAVQ; this is translated from the coding sequence ATGAAGGTAGGTAGCTTAATAGTAGCAGTGTCAGCGGTTGTGTTTTCAGCGTCTCTGAGCGCGCAGGTAGCTCCCAAGACGATGGCAAGTTGCCTGTCCACTGAGATCGTAGAGTTCGACGGTAACATCGTCGAAGCGGCCGTGGCGACCCCATCATTGTCGACACTGGTGACAGCAGTCGAAGTAGCGGGACTTGTGGACACGCTTGCGACAGCGGAAGGGATAACAGTCTATGCGCCCACCAACGCCGCCTTTGACGCCCTGCCCGGTGATCTGGTTGATACCTTGCTCGGCAACACTGATCTTCTCTCCGCCGTACTGACATTTCATGTCTCGCCAATGATGGTAGACGCACGGCGTTTCGTCGACGGTTATCGCCGCTCAACATTGTTGGACGGTCAGTTCGTGTTTATCGACCGGACACAGGGGTATTCACGCGTCAACAATGCACGCGTGTCCTGCCAAGGCGTTCAGGCAAGTAATGGCTTGGTATGGATTATAGACAGTGTACTGATTCCTGCTGTGCAGTAA
- a CDS encoding DUF3144 domain-containing protein gives MTKTENEVIQECLDKFIECANTLKDDGIKPKLVSHAMMCASTVYITYALAGNDGYLADADQDRVVDVYKKELQQIQAIKKRNQA, from the coding sequence ATGACCAAAACCGAAAATGAAGTGATACAGGAATGTCTTGATAAGTTCATTGAATGTGCCAACACCCTGAAAGACGATGGCATCAAACCAAAGCTCGTCTCACATGCCATGATGTGCGCCTCTACTGTCTACATCACCTACGCCCTTGCCGGCAACGACGGCTATCTTGCCGATGCGGACCAGGATAGGGTCGTGGACGTTTACAAAAAGGAACTGCAGCAAATACAAGCCATAAAGAAACGTAATCAGGCCTAA
- a CDS encoding DUF5715 family protein, giving the protein MKILLFSKLILVIVTGAGSVQAQSLKGSPTSIERQYQAARAYGLAFVSSARTVKQHVGPGQLVRVSPSRHLELHDVSYPYGVPATKTFLTRLSGQYHSACGEKLVVTSLLRPRDRQPRNSVAKSVHPTGMAIDLRVPRSSKCRSWLERVLLSLEGERVLDVTRERRPPHYHVALFVENYERRLGIQQGRRTQMAAVPAGSLKYTVLRGDTLSDIASTLGVSVPRLRAANSLRANRIYAGQTLHVPVLASAASINAKQSAAPQKITSRQYTVRRGDSLSEIAAAAGVSRSRLAAANGVHGSRIYAGQTLRIPGSEDAMADSAQRATAAFSGGRQYTVQRGDSLSEIASASGVSKGRLAAANGLRGYRIYAGQTLQIPVNGNALAAQGEVTHKVSRGDTLWRIANLYGTSVAQIRRVNRDAGDFLKVGQVLRIVSG; this is encoded by the coding sequence TTGAAAATCCTGCTGTTCAGTAAGCTTATTCTGGTGATAGTAACGGGCGCCGGCTCTGTGCAGGCTCAATCGCTCAAAGGTTCACCGACTTCCATAGAGCGCCAATACCAGGCTGCTCGGGCTTATGGCCTTGCCTTTGTGAGCAGCGCCCGAACCGTTAAACAACACGTCGGCCCGGGGCAGCTTGTCAGGGTTAGCCCGTCACGCCATCTCGAACTACACGACGTGTCTTACCCCTACGGTGTACCTGCAACGAAAACATTTCTTACTCGCCTGAGTGGCCAGTATCACAGTGCCTGTGGAGAGAAACTGGTTGTAACCAGCCTCCTGCGTCCGCGGGATCGGCAGCCGCGCAACTCCGTGGCGAAATCTGTTCATCCCACAGGTATGGCAATAGACCTGCGAGTGCCTCGATCCAGTAAGTGCCGTAGCTGGCTGGAACGCGTCTTGTTGTCGTTGGAGGGCGAGCGTGTATTGGACGTCACGCGAGAGCGTCGGCCCCCGCATTATCATGTTGCGCTTTTTGTCGAAAATTATGAGCGCCGGCTTGGTATTCAGCAGGGACGGCGCACACAAATGGCCGCTGTCCCGGCGGGTTCCCTCAAATATACCGTGCTCAGAGGCGATACGCTCTCGGATATCGCCTCTACGCTTGGCGTGAGCGTACCGCGACTGCGCGCGGCCAACAGTTTGCGAGCCAATCGAATCTATGCGGGTCAGACCCTCCATGTGCCCGTGCTCGCCAGTGCCGCGTCCATCAACGCGAAGCAATCCGCGGCCCCACAAAAGATTACCAGTCGCCAGTACACGGTCAGGCGTGGCGACAGTCTGTCGGAAATCGCCGCCGCCGCCGGGGTTAGTCGATCCCGACTAGCCGCTGCCAATGGTGTGCATGGCAGTCGTATTTACGCTGGCCAGACTTTGCGCATACCCGGTAGTGAAGATGCTATGGCAGACAGTGCACAGCGCGCTACCGCCGCGTTCTCAGGCGGGCGGCAATATACAGTGCAACGTGGCGACAGCCTTTCCGAAATTGCGTCTGCCTCTGGTGTGAGTAAAGGCAGACTCGCGGCGGCTAACGGCCTGCGTGGGTATCGTATTTATGCCGGCCAGACCCTGCAGATTCCTGTGAACGGTAACGCCCTGGCCGCACAAGGTGAAGTGACGCACAAAGTAAGCCGTGGCGACACTCTTTGGCGAATTGCGAATCTCTATGGCACCAGCGTGGCGCAGATCAGACGTGTTAATCGCGACGCGGGAGATTTTCTCAAGGTAGGTCAGGTGTTGCGTATTGTCAGCGGCTGA
- a CDS encoding M13 family metallopeptidase translates to MPHPSSRVASITLLLAVALSACSQTSEKSPISPVLGDFGIDMAQMDTRESPGDAFYRYVNGTWLNNTEIPEDKSRYGSFYLLRDQSERDVHALLNELANTGADDPTQRKVAELFATWMAVSTIENRGLSPLQPDLERIAAAQDFDDLMVLVGDISMASPIGFGIRPDPADTSRYIVFISQAGLGMGRDYYINEGPEYDNYRNAYLQYIATILSLLDNPEPAINAEKVFALETALAQLHWTPAERRNVQATYNPMNREDLKTLAPDVDWNTILAGSGLGEADHFVVGETTAISGGTALLASEPLSTWKSYMAYHRASETAHLLPQDFDNARFDFYSRTLRGVEEQQERWKRGVSLVDHHLGEGLGQAYVAKHFPPEHKAKMDALVSNLLAAMERRLSELEWMDESTRAEALKKLSTFEPRIGYPSRWRDYTALQIEPGKLFESVQNAYRFEWNRRIQRLDQPVDREEWFMSPPTVNAYYDPLKNQITFPAAILQPPFFDVNADAAVNYGGIGAVIGHEIGHGFDDMGREFDEQGRIRNWWTDETAENFEDITAELGALYSAYCPIPDNETVCVNGQLTMGENIGDLGGLEMAYTAYRMSLNGEEAPVIDGFTGDQRFFMSWAQVWRGKTRDDALLNMLLTDPHSPESVRGEAPLRNIDAWYDAFDVNEGNALYLPPEDRVRIW, encoded by the coding sequence GTGCCCCATCCCAGCTCACGCGTTGCATCCATTACCCTTCTGTTAGCGGTGGCTCTGTCCGCCTGCTCCCAAACGTCGGAAAAATCGCCTATTAGTCCAGTTTTAGGCGACTTCGGTATAGACATGGCGCAGATGGATACACGGGAAAGCCCTGGAGATGCGTTCTACCGCTATGTTAACGGCACATGGCTGAACAACACCGAGATACCCGAAGACAAATCCCGCTATGGCTCGTTTTACCTGTTGCGAGACCAATCTGAACGAGACGTTCACGCTCTATTGAATGAACTGGCAAACACTGGGGCCGACGACCCAACACAGCGAAAGGTGGCCGAACTATTCGCCACATGGATGGCTGTATCGACAATAGAAAACAGAGGGCTCAGCCCATTGCAACCGGACCTCGAACGTATTGCGGCAGCGCAGGACTTTGACGACCTCATGGTCCTGGTTGGCGACATCAGCATGGCGAGTCCTATTGGCTTTGGCATCCGACCCGACCCCGCAGATACCAGCCGCTACATTGTATTTATCAGCCAGGCGGGGCTGGGCATGGGCCGTGACTACTATATTAACGAGGGCCCCGAGTACGATAACTATCGCAATGCTTATCTGCAGTATATAGCGACGATCTTGTCATTACTGGACAACCCGGAACCCGCCATTAACGCGGAAAAAGTATTTGCACTTGAGACGGCTCTCGCCCAGCTGCACTGGACACCCGCGGAACGCCGCAACGTTCAGGCCACCTACAACCCGATGAACCGTGAAGATCTAAAAACACTGGCACCGGACGTAGACTGGAACACAATACTTGCGGGCTCAGGCCTCGGCGAGGCAGACCATTTCGTAGTCGGGGAAACCACCGCCATTAGCGGAGGCACCGCTCTACTCGCCTCCGAGCCCCTGTCAACCTGGAAGAGCTACATGGCCTATCATCGCGCCAGTGAGACTGCGCACCTGCTACCTCAGGATTTCGACAATGCACGCTTTGACTTCTACAGTCGCACCCTGCGTGGCGTGGAGGAACAACAGGAGCGCTGGAAGCGGGGCGTCTCGCTGGTAGACCATCACCTTGGGGAAGGCCTGGGGCAGGCTTACGTCGCCAAGCACTTTCCGCCTGAGCACAAGGCCAAAATGGATGCGCTGGTCAGCAACCTGCTCGCCGCCATGGAACGCCGGTTATCAGAGCTCGAGTGGATGGACGAGTCAACCCGTGCTGAGGCATTGAAGAAGCTTTCCACTTTTGAACCCCGTATTGGCTACCCCTCTCGCTGGCGCGACTATACTGCGCTACAAATAGAGCCGGGAAAACTGTTTGAAAGCGTGCAAAATGCCTACCGCTTTGAATGGAACCGTCGGATTCAGAGACTGGATCAACCGGTCGACCGGGAAGAATGGTTTATGAGCCCGCCGACCGTCAATGCCTACTACGATCCGTTGAAAAACCAGATCACATTTCCCGCCGCCATTCTGCAACCGCCTTTTTTCGACGTGAACGCTGATGCAGCGGTCAATTACGGAGGCATTGGCGCGGTGATCGGACACGAGATCGGTCACGGTTTCGATGACATGGGGCGCGAGTTTGACGAGCAGGGCAGGATTAGAAACTGGTGGACCGATGAAACCGCGGAAAACTTCGAGGACATCACCGCCGAACTGGGGGCACTGTACTCGGCTTACTGCCCCATTCCGGACAACGAAACCGTTTGCGTGAACGGCCAGCTCACCATGGGAGAAAATATCGGCGACCTGGGTGGACTTGAGATGGCCTACACTGCCTATCGCATGTCACTGAACGGCGAGGAGGCGCCAGTGATAGATGGGTTCACCGGTGACCAGCGATTCTTCATGTCATGGGCACAGGTTTGGCGCGGCAAGACCAGGGATGATGCCCTGCTCAATATGCTTTTAACTGACCCCCATTCTCCGGAAAGCGTTCGAGGTGAAGCTCCACTGCGCAATATTGATGCCTGGTATGACGCCTTTGACGTGAACGAGGGAAACGCACTGTACCTGCCCCCGGAAGACCGTGTCCGTATTTGGTAA
- a CDS encoding DUF1653 domain-containing protein, with protein sequence MNDVKQGVYKHYKGKRYKVLFEATHSETGERVVVYQCLYGDYSHWVRPTAMFMESVDVGGKSVARFELIHQED encoded by the coding sequence ATGAATGACGTGAAACAGGGTGTGTACAAGCACTATAAAGGCAAGCGCTATAAGGTTTTATTTGAGGCAACGCACTCGGAGACAGGTGAGCGCGTGGTTGTTTATCAGTGTCTCTACGGAGACTATAGCCATTGGGTGAGGCCGACAGCAATGTTCATGGAGTCCGTGGATGTCGGAGGTAAATCGGTCGCTCGCTTCGAGCTTATACACCAGGAAGATTAG
- a CDS encoding TetR/AcrR family transcriptional regulator produces MPKIVDHDERREKIVEIVAEMLATIGVERTTIREIARQSGYSRGFIEHYFKNKEELTINTIRWVNERSLSRVDEALCGLSGLAALQTFGEQMLPVTHEIRNEWKIRMQFWGVAAVSHEHRREQARRSDAAEKSIIDYLEQAQQAGEVEKTIELLPIAHSFLHRLYGLACNATLRPGYFTRHRQMLAVQEMMAEFARPRSAD; encoded by the coding sequence ATGCCTAAAATTGTTGATCATGATGAACGCCGTGAGAAAATTGTAGAGATTGTGGCAGAGATGCTCGCTACGATTGGTGTCGAGCGCACCACCATTCGCGAAATAGCGCGTCAGTCAGGATATTCGCGGGGATTCATTGAACACTACTTCAAGAATAAGGAAGAGCTAACGATCAATACGATTCGTTGGGTCAACGAGCGCTCACTGTCTCGAGTGGATGAGGCGTTATGCGGTCTGTCTGGTTTGGCTGCCTTGCAAACATTTGGCGAGCAGATGCTCCCTGTCACACATGAAATTCGCAACGAGTGGAAAATCCGCATGCAATTCTGGGGGGTAGCCGCTGTCTCCCACGAGCACCGTCGAGAGCAGGCCAGGCGCAGTGATGCGGCTGAAAAAAGTATTATCGACTATCTGGAACAGGCCCAGCAGGCAGGGGAGGTTGAAAAAACTATCGAGCTGTTGCCGATTGCGCACAGTTTCTTGCATCGACTCTATGGGCTGGCGTGTAACGCGACCCTTCGCCCGGGCTATTTCACGCGGCACAGACAGATGCTGGCCGTACAAGAGATGATGGCTGAGTTTGCGAGGCCCCGTAGCGCAGATTAA
- a CDS encoding carboxymuconolactone decarboxylase family protein, producing the protein MSWLAGGDRQSIIGQLPALAAPVGNLYQALWSQPHLPPAVLELCRLRLAQLHGSEVEWRRREVTLAFGEAQALDQWESSELFGGNLRACLAFTEVYAMDAQALTDAHADLVKSYYGEAGLVLLVEALGILDGMTRLSLLWQLPVQEKEKEKEKEKEKEKEKGL; encoded by the coding sequence ATGAGTTGGTTAGCCGGCGGCGACCGCCAGAGTATCATTGGACAGTTGCCGGCGCTTGCAGCGCCCGTTGGCAATCTTTATCAGGCCCTATGGTCCCAGCCTCATCTACCACCAGCAGTCCTGGAGCTATGCCGGCTTCGCTTGGCGCAATTGCACGGCAGTGAGGTCGAGTGGCGGCGTCGGGAAGTGACTCTGGCTTTCGGTGAGGCGCAGGCACTTGATCAGTGGGAAAGCAGCGAGCTGTTTGGTGGCAATTTGCGTGCGTGTCTGGCCTTCACGGAGGTGTACGCCATGGACGCTCAGGCACTGACTGATGCTCATGCAGATCTCGTCAAATCGTATTATGGAGAGGCGGGTCTGGTATTGCTCGTGGAGGCGCTGGGTATTCTGGACGGAATGACTCGGCTTTCGTTGCTATGGCAATTGCCGGTGCAGGAAAAGGAAAAGGAAAAGGAGAAGGAGAAGGAGAAGGAGAAGGAGAAGGGTTTATGA
- the lipA gene encoding lipoyl synthase has translation MSEKNRIPAVQVGSGEKFVSERGVSAIKDGIKATGADAARLAKPDWLRVRLRGGATFEKVRGIVHEHNLATVCEEAKCPNMSECWSAGTATIMLMGDVCTRACRFCAVNTGNPGGWLDPEEPANAARSVSLMKLNYVVLTSVNRDDLPDGGAEHYAACVKRVREENPDTAVEVLTPDFLGNFADVGTVVDSGIAVFAQNIETVERLTHPVRDPRAGYRQTLDVLAYAKQHAPDVLTKTSLMLGLGETEQEIRDCMDDLRAASVDILTLGQYLQPTRNHSPIDRYVTPEQFETYRSWGLGKGFLEVVSGVLVRSSYRAEQVLAKNNVGLS, from the coding sequence ATGTCTGAGAAAAACCGCATTCCGGCCGTTCAGGTGGGTAGCGGCGAAAAGTTTGTCAGTGAGCGTGGAGTTTCAGCCATCAAGGATGGTATCAAGGCCACCGGTGCTGACGCCGCAAGGCTGGCAAAGCCGGATTGGTTGCGAGTGCGATTGCGCGGTGGCGCAACCTTTGAAAAAGTTCGCGGCATTGTGCACGAGCACAACCTGGCGACCGTTTGTGAGGAGGCCAAGTGCCCTAATATGAGCGAGTGCTGGAGTGCGGGCACCGCCACCATAATGCTAATGGGTGACGTGTGCACCCGCGCGTGTCGATTTTGCGCGGTTAATACGGGTAACCCTGGCGGTTGGCTGGACCCGGAGGAACCCGCGAATGCGGCCCGCTCGGTGAGTTTGATGAAGCTGAACTATGTGGTTCTCACCTCCGTTAATCGCGATGATCTTCCCGACGGGGGAGCGGAACACTACGCCGCCTGTGTGAAGCGGGTGCGCGAAGAAAATCCTGATACAGCGGTAGAAGTTCTCACCCCGGATTTTCTGGGAAACTTCGCCGATGTCGGGACGGTCGTTGATTCAGGCATTGCTGTATTCGCGCAAAATATTGAGACTGTAGAGCGACTCACGCACCCCGTAAGAGATCCGCGGGCAGGGTATCGCCAGACGCTGGACGTGCTGGCCTATGCGAAGCAACATGCTCCAGACGTATTGACCAAGACCAGTCTTATGCTGGGCCTCGGTGAGACCGAGCAAGAGATTCGTGACTGCATGGATGACTTGCGCGCAGCCTCTGTCGATATATTAACGCTCGGTCAGTACCTTCAGCCTACGCGCAACCACTCGCCGATCGACCGCTATGTGACGCCTGAGCAATTTGAAACGTATCGTAGTTGGGGCCTTGGCAAGGGTTTTCTTGAGGTCGTTTCCGGTGTGTTGGTGCGCTCCAGCTATCGTGCAGAACAGGTGCTTGCCAAGAACAACGTGGGCCTGTCGTAG
- a CDS encoding carotenoid oxygenase family protein, translated as MSNFLLFIGILFLGMPLALFLAVRLMPRTTLGLADRLAYKSLNVEQYNRSSAYNKPGFKPVHTQCTDVELVPTSTIPEDIDGVFLRNGTNLQFPETRGRYHMFNGAGMLHQVQVRNGKASYTNVYVKTPRYCVEESAGEDVYLHFGDIAGGGKAGFLRMMIAALKQRFGVIPKLDVLESGNNTTAIQFHHNKLYCLQETGYPFALEAEVEQGRLRLTGAGDFDTFNSKLDAPFTAHPKIDPMTGDWFAFSTEFRSGNIYHSVLQKGKLAHHSIIDVQKPAPAFVHDYFLTENYLVFPDLSLRFNPKEMFGPQQSPMVFDPAYKMRWGVIRRDHAAGDPVRWFTTQQAGHLWHVVNGWEESRDDGGTDIVLFAPVFRAYPSNIPIHNPEEPHATFNKWRLNLESGEVTEDRELLHHFYERPSFNTAYLGRPARYAYLLDEEKEGMMAKGVLKYDVIAEAEVAYFDYGEYYGGEALFVPRKNSSSEDDGYLLELIMADDKAALLILDAATMTEVTRLPLPQRVPFGVHSCWLNAEQIATLA; from the coding sequence ATGTCAAATTTCCTGTTATTCATCGGCATACTTTTTTTGGGGATGCCTTTGGCACTGTTTTTGGCTGTGCGGTTGATGCCGCGGACCACTTTGGGTCTTGCGGACAGGCTGGCCTATAAATCTCTGAATGTTGAACAGTACAATCGGTCCAGTGCCTATAACAAACCAGGATTCAAGCCCGTGCACACCCAGTGCACCGATGTAGAGCTCGTGCCAACGTCGACTATTCCTGAGGACATTGACGGTGTTTTTCTGCGTAATGGCACGAATTTGCAGTTCCCGGAAACCCGTGGGCGATACCATATGTTTAACGGGGCGGGTATGTTGCACCAGGTTCAGGTGCGCAACGGCAAGGCCAGCTATACCAATGTTTATGTCAAAACCCCGCGTTACTGTGTGGAAGAATCCGCTGGGGAGGATGTTTACCTTCACTTCGGCGATATAGCGGGCGGAGGAAAGGCCGGTTTCCTGCGAATGATGATCGCGGCATTAAAGCAGCGTTTCGGTGTTATTCCAAAGCTGGACGTATTGGAAAGCGGAAACAACACGACAGCGATACAATTCCACCACAACAAGCTCTACTGTCTCCAGGAAACGGGTTATCCCTTTGCTTTGGAGGCTGAGGTAGAGCAGGGCCGCCTGCGCCTCACCGGTGCTGGAGATTTCGATACGTTCAATAGCAAGCTGGATGCGCCGTTTACGGCCCACCCAAAAATCGATCCGATGACAGGTGACTGGTTTGCTTTCAGTACAGAGTTTCGCAGCGGGAATATTTACCATTCAGTTTTGCAAAAAGGCAAGCTGGCACACCATAGTATTATTGACGTGCAAAAACCGGCGCCTGCCTTCGTTCACGATTATTTTCTCACTGAGAATTATCTGGTATTCCCCGACTTGTCGCTTCGCTTTAATCCTAAAGAGATGTTCGGACCGCAGCAGAGCCCGATGGTATTTGATCCTGCCTACAAGATGCGCTGGGGCGTGATTCGCCGTGATCACGCAGCGGGTGATCCCGTGCGATGGTTTACCACGCAACAAGCGGGACACCTTTGGCATGTAGTAAATGGATGGGAGGAGAGCCGCGACGATGGTGGTACCGATATCGTGCTGTTCGCGCCTGTTTTCAGGGCCTATCCCTCTAACATTCCCATCCACAATCCGGAGGAACCGCATGCCACGTTCAACAAGTGGCGTTTGAACCTGGAATCAGGAGAAGTCACCGAAGACAGAGAGCTGCTGCATCATTTCTACGAGCGCCCTAGTTTTAATACCGCCTACCTTGGGCGTCCGGCACGCTATGCTTACCTGCTCGATGAGGAAAAGGAGGGGATGATGGCGAAAGGAGTGCTTAAATACGATGTGATAGCGGAGGCTGAGGTCGCATACTTTGATTACGGCGAGTATTACGGCGGCGAAGCGTTGTTTGTGCCTCGAAAAAATAGCTCGTCGGAGGATGATGGCTATCTGTTGGAGCTCATTATGGCAGACGACAAGGCTGCACTTCTGATTCTGGATGCTGCGACTATGACGGAGGTGACCCGGCTGCCGCTTCCGCAGCGCGTGCCCTTCGGCGTACATTCGTGCTGGCTTAACGCGGAGCAGATCGCCACTCTGGCTTAG